The Rhodamnia argentea isolate NSW1041297 chromosome 7, ASM2092103v1, whole genome shotgun sequence genome contains the following window.
ATGTTTCGGGCATCACTTCCAACACGTTTTTGGGGTGAATGCGTTTCGACCGCGGTTCATCTCATCAATGTTACGCCAACAAAGTTGCTCGAGAACAAAAGCCCCTACGAGGTACTTTTCGGCAAACCACCTAATTACTCAAATCTTCGAGTTTTTGGTTCATTATGCTATGCTCATGTTCGAAGCAAAGATAAATTTCAAGAAAGATCTCGAAAATGTGTATTCGTTGGCTATCCGCAAGGAAAGAAGGGTTGGCGACTTTATGATTTGAAGACACGGCAATTCTTCGTATCAAGGGATGTTCGTTTTTTCGAAGATACTTTCCCATTTGTCACGGATAGTAATCAACCAGCCGAACCAAAGAAGGGCAGTCCACTATTCTTTGATGGAGTTCCTTCCATCATTCGATACGACGATTCGGATCGAGCTCGAGCTGATACACAACTCAATCGAACTCAGCCGGATCGTAACAAGGCCGAGGGGGAGTTATTGAAAATGTGTATTCGATACGACGATTCAACCGATGGACTTGGATCAACTCAGCCTAGTCCAGAACAAGCAGCGGCCGAACAACAAGTGGGTCGTTACGAGCGGGACGGTGGGGGCAGCCCGGTTGATTCGTAAAGGTCCGACAATCCGAATTTTGTTAGTAATCAGCAACTTGACATGGAAGAGGGAGATCAGACAAAGATTTTTGATAATGTTGGTGCAACAATCCCGGAAAAAGTAGATATGGTGGCACGACGTTTGAATCGGATTAAGAATCCTCCTGGATGTTTTAAGGACTTCAATGTTCACACCGCACGGCATGTAacgcccccctctctctctttacccACTTCATCGAACTCCTCGTGTACGTCCCACCCTATTGAGCACTTCATTGGTTATTCTGGTCTTTCTAATTGTCACATGGCATTTCTAGCTGCCATTGATTCAAACAATGAACCCACATCCTATCGCAAGGCTGCTCAAGATCCGAAGTGGAGAGATGCAATGGCGAAAGAGATCTGCGCTCTCGAATCAAATAAAACTTGGACCATTGAGAAACTTCTGCCCGGGAAACGTCCAATCGGTTGCAAATGGGTGTACAAGGTGAAGCGGCATGCAGATGGGAGTGTTGAACGTTACAAAGCTCGGTTGGTAGCGAAAGGTTTTACACAGGTGGAAGGAGTCGACTATCATGAGACATTTGCTCCGGTGGCTAAGCTCGTGACGGTGAGATGTTTGTTGACAGTTGCCATTGCAAAGGGATGGGAAATACATCATATGGATGTGAATAATGCATTCTTACATGGGGATTTGGATGAAGAGGTTTACATGCGATTACCACCAGGATTCTCATCGACTAATGAAGGCAGTGTGTGTCGGCTCGTAAAGTCATTATATGGGCTCCGTCAAGCTTCGTGGAATTGGTTTTCCAAGTTTGCGGATGCACTTCAACAATATGGTTTTCTCCAATCGGGAGCAGACAATTCTCTTTTCACTTTTACTCATGGTAGCGTATATATCGGAGTGttagtttatgtggatgatttgATCATAGTTGGAAATAGTTCCAGCTATTGTACCTCGTTTAAGAGTTATTTGGACAAGTGCTTCCGGATAAAAGATTTGGGACCTCTGAAGTATTTTCTCGGCATTGAAGTTACACGGATGGATTCTGGTCTTTTTCTCAATCAACGGAAGTACGTGCTTGACATTTTGACTAAGTGTGGTATGCTAGGATCACGACCATCGTCATTTCCTATGGAACAGCACCATCGCCTATCGACATGTTCCAGTGATTTACTCTCGGATCCGGCCAAGTATAGACGTCTCGTTGGGAGGCTTATATATTTGACAATAACCAGACCGGAGCTTAGTTATTCTCTTCATATCTTAGCGCAATTCATGCAAGAGCCTCGCCAAGGTCACTGGGATGCCGCCATGAGAGTTCTTCGTTACTTGAAGCAGTCCCCTGCCTGTGGGATCTTTCTACTGCCTCACTCTTTTGAACTTAAAGCTTATTGTGATTCGGATTGGGCTAGCTGCCCATTGACCCGCCGATTGGTTACGAGTTATTTTATCACCTTAGGAGGCTGTCCGGTTTCATGGAAGACTAAGAAGCAAACCACAGTCTCGCGTTCATCGGTAGAAGCAGAGTATCGAGCTATGGCAGCAACGATTAGTGAGATCATATGGCTACGGAGTTTACTTTCTTCTCAGGGGGTGCGGATGGGGCAGCCAACTCGATTATTCTGCGATAATCAAGCTGCCTTACACATTGCAGCCAACCTGGTTTTTCATGAGCGCACGAAGCATATTGAGATCGATTGTCACTTTGTTCGTGAACATCTCGGATCGGGAACAGTAGCTACCTCACATGTGTCTATGCACcttcaattagctgacatatttaCCAAGGCACTTGGACGAGATCGCTTTTGCTTTCTTCTCTGCAAGTTGGGCATTTGGAATCCTCATGCCCCAACTTGGGGGGGAGTATTATGGATTGTACAGCTGTATCATTGTAATTTTGGTAACAGTAGACTAGCATTTCCCGTAGATTAGTTatttccttttgtccttttagctttccttttcttgtaagGTTGTCTTGCCTATTTATCGGTTCTCGAGATCCTAATACAATTCAAGCTTTTATGCTCTAAACTTATTAAAATGTGATCGGATTAATACTCTATGCCTTAGACATCTACCATTTGAAAATATCTATGGGCGATAGATATCACTTTGTAAATGGACTTTAGGACTCTGAAGTCTCTTAGGCAAATACAAGTCGTGCTTGGCATACTTCTTTAATAGCTTTGAAGAGATTCCATTCCATTCGAAATGCAGGTCCTACCCAACTTTGGGCTTCAGCATTTTGGAAATGCAAacacatttttctcttcttctactTTGTCCTTGCTAGACTTTCGAAATTCCAGTTTTACCCTCGGTTTTCACCTCGCGTGATGATCGCCCTTGCCGAGGTTGCATGACCTCGGCTTTTGGATGTCGGGGGTCGCCTAAGGTCGTGCGACCTAAGGCAACGGCCACCGGTGCCAAATCTTGTCTGCACTGCGTTTGGCGTTGCAAGTAGATTTTCATTAAAATATAACATATATAATTAAAAGGGTTGataccaagaaaaatctcaaattcgtacatttgtgacaaatttacttcaaactattttttcagcatcaaaaaatcacaaactggtactcttatgacaaatttaccccaaaccggtacacctatgataaatttaccattcgttagtttttgttaaatctaaccATTAAATTGCTTAGTTGAATCGCACGTGACGGTTCACGGGTGTACccgtttggaatttttaccctatgtttgtcacatgtgtatcaatttgggtttttgtggtaaaaaaaattaatttagagtaaatttatcacggatgcaccaatgtaggatttttgggagtcaaaaatatagtttgaggtaaatttatcataggtatactagtttgaggtttttcgtggtcaaaaaaatagtttggggtaaatttatcacatgtgtaccagtttggagtttttcgtgattttaaccataattaaaattttttacaagTCTAGTTTCTTTCAAATAGCATTTAAACCGAAGCCGATTCACAAAACAATCCTTAATTAAACTTTACCAAAACTATTTGCATATCCGAAAAATACTTTAACTTAGActtcgtttgttttacgaaaactATTACAtttttggaatatattttcttgaaaaataggaatattttttatatgtagttgaaacttgaaaaagaactggaaaatatttttccgtccTTTGgaagaaatatttgatttgattttcctagatATACATACACTATTCGGGCACAAGTGAGTTGCGCATGGGCAATCGGCACTAGAATCTGCAATCCAACCTCGGTGGACACCAACTCGAGCGTCGGAGACTTGGTCATGGGCAATGGGTCCCAAGCAAGAGCATAGGTATCGGTCTTAGGTCAATAGTGGCCGGGCCTAACGCCCACGTGCCCGTGCCCAAATTCTTGACACCCAAGCCTCGGTCCGCAAAAATTGAGTGCGAGACCTCGGTACCCGGGTTCATAGAGGTTGGGTTGAGGACTTGTGCTCTAGCTCGGGTTCTCAATACTCGAGCCTTGGTGCTTCGAGATTGGGCTCTGGATGCTAGTGCCCATGCCATGATCCACAGAGGCCGGGCTCGGGTACATCGAGGCGGGAGATGAGACCCCTACGGATCCGGGCCTCGGCCTTGATGGTCCCCGGTTAAAGAGATTCGGGCTCGATCACGGGGTTCTTAAGCTCGGGTTTGATGGTCCCAACGATCGGCGTTGGTGTCTTGAGCTTCATCCTTGATGAACCTAGGCTCAAGTTCTAGCGATTTGGGCACATGCACTAGGAACCCAAGCGTGAGCACTGGGGACTCGAGCTCGACCATTAGAGACCCGTACAAGGGCATCGAGGTCTCAAGCCTCGGTCTAGATGGGTTCGGGCTTGGGGGATCCGGGCCCGACCTCAATAAACCCGGATGCGGGTGCTGGCGCTAGGTCTCGAGACTCAACCTTGGGGACTTGGCTCGAGTGTGGACATTTGGGCATGGGCACTGGGGACTAAGCCTTAGCACTAGGGACCTAAGCCCAAGCATCAGAGACCCAAGCAAGGGCTTCTTTTACCCAAGTCCGGATGATGGGGACCGGACATGGGTACCAAGGTCCTGTGCTCGGCCCCTTTGGACCTAGGCATGGGAGGGCGTCGGGACCTCAAGGTCTAGGACCCAATTGTTGGGGACCCGTGAACGAGCATTAAGGTTTTCATGCCCAAGCACATAGTTTATAGTCCAAACATCAATGTCTAGTCATGTTTTGAAAgataattttagattttttaagaaagaaatcatttttctgaatttaattataaatgtttCGTTgaatcatttttataagtgatccAAACGTCGAAAAATgaggatttgaaaattattttcctaagtCATTCGCATTTTTAAACGACTTCCACAAAAAACCAATCAAATACAACCAAAGTTCACCCTGCATGCTATATGCCTTCTTTATGTTCACAACTTATGGTAAAATTATCAATATAGGAGTGTTTGACTACTATTCTGATCCAAAAcattaattttgttcaaaatcgatttttttttaaaattttgttctcTGGGCGAGTTGTTTGAGAATCAGAaagcgtttggtaatcgcacaaaatttctattcccgtgaacaatttctcttctccatttttttcatttaagtcaaatagtTATGTCTTGCCACTATAAAGTCAATCTATGTAGCATCACTCATAAAATGTATACAGATCATGtataatccataattagtctattGATGTTGTGAAGCATGAATACATATGCAAGATCCTTAAGTAAGAACATAATAAGCTCAATAGGCAATTTGTACTTAAATTAGCATGTGAAAGAAGTTTGAATAACCTCTAGATCTATGATGGTGCTAATTATATAGGGATGAAttgaacataagctcaatgATACTGCTCCCGCGAAGTTTGCACTTTAATTGCTTGTTACGATAAACATAAATATAACAAAGTATTTAAAAAACAAGATTACAAAAATCggatttgacccattttcatgcagtACAAATCCAACGACTCATATCCAACCCCACTTATGTTACCTAAATACTTCTATAGTTAATCAAATAATGAAATATATGtctcttataatttgttaagaaaaataatattcctAAACACTTTCATGCATTAGAAATAtagtgaaaaattttaaataatatttttaattttttaaaaatgtatatatacatttttatttttaaaaaaatcatttggatGTAAATGAGTTGAATTACTTATCCTTGGGGTTATAGTTTTCCTTGCAATGGCTCGGCACGAGGcgattattattttaaaaaaagtattttttatttcactttattatctaatttcttttcctttttctctagcAATAGGAGATAGCGACCGGTgacggcggtgggcggtggtggtgggggtgtCTGGTCAAGCAATGAGATCGACGGACAAGCGAGGGGAGCCGGGTGGTCGAGCATTCTTCCTTgaggttttgttctttttttcttttgggtcaatGGAACAAAGTGAGAGTCTTTCCCTGAGTATTCTCATTTTGTTAGTTTTGTTTCTCAAGAGTGATTCTAAGataaagaatcaattttttttatttttatttcttctccaAATTTATTATCGAGAATAGAataagagaatttgagaatcaaaatcatttgtattaccaaataaatttcccatcttttttttttctcggagaATAGAATAGAGAATTACAATCGTTATCAAGCATGCCATATTgtatatcttttttcttttgtctcccTTCAAatcaaagccttttttttttttttttaatttttttaattttttgggataTTTGGGGAGCCACTGTGAATAGTGTAAGGACAAAAAGGTAATTACGCAAGCTCCATCCTCTTCCTTCGTATCCCCACAGCTTAGATATTCCAAGACACAAACAGACCTCcattaaaatggaaaaatctcAGAACCTCCGTTCCTGAGCCACTCGAACCAGCATCCAAAGCCTGAAACTCCATGAACGGGAAAGACTCCCATCAATTCAAACCCTCTCCACAATGAAATCGATGGGCTTCATCTCCACTTGCTTCACTCTGCCCCCCAGTTCTCGCTTCCCCTCGAGCTCGGTCTCGCTCAGGCCACCGCCTGCTTGCTTTCCCAGAAGGACGCAGACCTCGGCTTTCCCGGGAATTTCTTTCGGAGCTCGGGAGTTCAGGGTTTCGCCGGCTCCGGCGGTGAGGGCGGCCGTCGACGTGACCACGGCCATTCGGCCCGGAGGCGCCGTCGAGAGCGACAAGTTGCCGTCCGACGTGAGGAAGAGAGCGATGGAGGCCGTGGATACGTGCGGCGGGAGAGTCACGATCGGCGACGTCGCGAGTGGGGCCGGGCTCAAGTTGAACGAGGCTCAGCGAGCGTTGCAGGCACTTGCTGCCGACACCGATGGCTTCTTGGAGGTAGTTTCAGTTATACTCTTATTGCCAAGCACCTTTTCTTGAATGGCATTTGGTGTGCTGAGTGCCATGCCGTCTGTTAAGCCTGACAAAACTTGATGAGCAGTGTACTTGTGGAAAGTTAACATTTTCAAGCTAATGATTGTAAGTGAAAGTCGAATTACAAGATGATGGGTTTGGAACGTGGTTTGAGCTGTTCATGATGGTCGACCTGATCCAACCCCTTAGATCAATCAAAACAAGAAATGGTGGCAGCTTGAATTACCTAAAATTGCAGAAAGCTTTACCATAATTGTGGGAATGTAAAGAGAATTTTGGCTGTTAAAAAGGATGGAAGGACCCCTTCtgaattcatctttttttttttttttatgaccgaggttccgcgcggccggcgaatTCTGAATTCATCTTTTAATGTCTAGTAAATCGGAGATGGATGGCGGGTTGTACTTCATATGAGTTTTTCATCATCCGAAATGCGCTCTTGAGCCTTGAGATCATGCAGGGTACATAGTGGGTAAACAACAGTTTAGTTGCAGGCTTTctaccaattctatatgatgtCTTTGGTCTATTACAATGAATCAATGGCATATCCATATCACAAACACGTGGTTGGGAGTGTGATCAAGAAATGTGAGCATTCACTATGCCATCGAATTTCACATGCCAATTTCTTTGGCTTCAACTCAATCACTTTTTCTTGTATGTACTCATCTATTTCGATCTAGAACTTGATACTTCTCCATAACACTCCCTGGTCTCTTGCTACCTGTTATGTGGCTTTTGAGTTCTAAATTCACAAAGGCATGTAGCGAGGAAACCAGTGCTGAAAACTTGCACAAACACTAGTATTAGTAGAGTTTGATGATACCTTCTTTGGCTCGCTACACTTGCCAGTAATGTGAACTAGCTTGCAAAAGATACAATATTCATCTTCATCGTGTCCTTTTTCCCCTTGGTATTCTTGGTCATCCTACAATGAGCGAACTTGATCTTCTTTTCTTGTGTATTGTGTTGGGCAATAGTTTGTTCTTAACATCTCTTTGTATTATCCAATAACGGCATTTATGACCCGTTTGTACGGTGAAAAGCTAAAATGTGATAACTGCAAAATTTAGCACTTCAAGGTTCAGTGCATCTTTAAGGAGCATGATCCATTGGAAACATGAAATTATACTGTGGTTGGTTTGAAGAAGGGAATTTGCTCAAAATCACAAACATAGGTTCCTTGGACATGGAAAACCAAGGATGCTGCAGCTGGAGTATATTGATAGTTATTTTCAGGATGGTCTTATTTATGTACTTGAGCGTGCAATACTTTATAGCTCGTCCACTTTCAATTGCCCCTGAAGAGAAGTTTTGCgcatgttggaaaaaaaaaaatctttaggtaGCTGACAAATTGATCATCCGGTTTAACACTCGTAAAAACCTCTCCAGTCTTAATGTAATGGAGCATCGAgaaagttggaaaaataaatgagttaatGTGAACTGACTATATTCTCGCTAATCTATAGTATATCCAGGATTGTGTATGTTCTCTTCCGCATTTAAAGGTTAATGCTACACCAATCAATCGAATTATTACCTCCAATGATTTGGCTCTCTTCTTGATTGAGTAAGAAAGACTTGGCTTAGAAAAACCTTGATGACAAGCATTTATTGTTGAAACTGGTGCACAAAGACTTCGGGCTATAAGAGCTAGAGGATTAGAAGTGGAAGAAAGAAGTCAATTTGATTGGAAGGAAAGAGAACAAGTTTGTACCAAGAGTTTCTCGGGGAAAAAGGACAAATGAGATACTTGCTAGAATAGTGGCCAGTAAGGTTTCTTTCCTTCGGGCATGATGAACCGAAGAATATATTGTCTAACTGCACTACCTCTTGTAGCATATATGTTTCTAGTACTTTTTTGCTCATTGAATCTCGTCTTTCATAGACTGTAGACTCATGAGTTGCAGCATGTGACTAGAAACTGAGGAGAGTTCATTGAGCACCTCAAATTCTAGCTTGAAAATGAAGCTCAATCACagcaaattttaattttctaagaGAAGGACGTGATTTGGTTGTACATTTCTGTCTAAGGTGGTTGTTGATCCCTGACTAAACCTATATCTATAGGTTCATTTGTCATTGTGTAAGATATTCATGTTTTCGTAGACTGATAAGTTTATGGTTGGAAAGTGTTACCTAGTAACCTAGCACATACTTTTGTATTGTTTCACGTGAAATTACGATTTATGATGCTGATGGTCTATGCTTAGAAAATGCAAACATCTGTTATTTGTAGAGGAGAAGAGATATATGATTGGTTGTCCCAGAGAAACAAGTGCCTTATCTGTTTGAACATGTGCAAAGATGAGATAATTTAAGTATGACATTGAATGAATGGGTGGGCTTCAACATAATAATGCTGGGAAGCTCAAACATGATGTTATGTTGGTTAAAGCCTAGATGAGGCCAGTGAGTCGAATTTTTTGAGTCTTAGTAAAGTCATTCAGTTTCTTTGGATTGTTTTGCTTTAATTATAATTGACGAGACATACATACAGTATAATGGAATGCAGTACATTTGCCAGATAAAAGTCCAGTTTATGTACTGTAGGGAATTGATGGTGCTCTCTGAGCAAATGGAAGATTCGTTGTCTACAAAAGGCCTTGAGTTGAGAGAAAATAGTGGAAATTGAAATTATTGACATTCTAATTGATTCTAGAAGTTCTTACTTGAATAAACAGCACAGATGAGTTTTTCGGAGATACATGGAACCCTTATTATCTTTAAGcaattatgtttttatttggcTTTTTGAAGTTCCTTCTTGAGTAATATTGTTTCTTCAAGGTTGCTTCAACAGGTTTCAGATGAAGGCGATGTCTTGTATGTATTTCCGAAGGATTATCGTGCAAAACTTGCAACCAAGTCATTGAGGATAAAAATTGAACCTTGGCTTGATAAGGCAAAGGTActgatttttgtctttttcgtATCCAAGCATTCTCTCGGGAAACTCTGTTGATGCCTGCTCAGCTTGAAATTTGTCTTGTAACAGGCTGCTGCTGAGTATATAGTGAGAGTTTCTTTTGGGACAGCCCTAATTGCTTCAATAGTTATTGTCTATACTACCATTATTGCTTTAATCTCAAGCAGAAGGTACCTTTCTGTGGTGATGTTTGACTTGCTATtcgtttttcatttgtttctataATTGGAATTGCAAATAAATTCATAAGATTGTGCATTTGAATTTTACCTGACAGTGAGGAAGATAACCGAGGAAGACGTGGAGGCAGATCATATGACTCTGGATTTACATTTTACTTGAGTCCAACTGATTTATTTTGGTATGTGGGTTGCTTTTTCTTATTGGTAGACTGTGCCACTTTTTTAGGTTGTCGATGGAGCTTGAAGTGTGGTTCTTCTTTGCTGATTTATTTTGctttctattatttttaattttttcggcTGGACACCATATGGTtttgtttaatttgaaaaaacgagtcAGATTTTGCAATATAtcaaaaaattttgtgattGACCTTCTTCGTTTTATCTAAGTAATCCATAGATAAGGAACCGAGTgtgcaagtgctcctttcggcTGTCCAGATTATATGGTTGTATACAAGTTCATGTCCCCAATCCTACTAGTTCCATTACTCAATGCGTAGATCTATGTTCTCTTTTCTCTATGAGATGCGATCCCTTGTATACTCTGAAGGAAAATAGTCCGTATATGcagaatttctttttcaacagttggattcattttatttattagtTGCTGTTGTTGTATTATGCATGAGATGCATGGTTATATTTGTTTGATAAATAAGTTGTAGTTCTTGCACTATGTGTAGCATCTCCTCGAGTAAGGTCTGATATCTTTTGGGATAAGACGCTTTCTGCAGCTTAAAATTCCTGCTTAGATGTTTGGATGATGCAGGCACCTCATGTTTCTTAATTgaaaattggcataaaaaattGCACAACTTCATACTCAGATCAAGTTAGCATAACCTTGGAATGTGCATAAGAGGACATCCTCTTGAGGTCGACATAACTATTACAGCTATTCGAAACTTCAAATGATGTGTCTCATATTTGATTTTGGAAGGTATTGGGATCCATATTACTATAGGAGACGACGGGTACAAGCAGATGACGGCAGAATGAACTTCATTGAATCTGTATGTCACGATCAATCATCTTAATTTTTCTTGTCTGTTCCTACTTTCAggaggaaaagtgagagatcGCTTTTTTAATTGATCTGCTGCAGGTTTTCTCTTTTGTATTTGGCGATGGTGATCCAAATCGgggaattgaagaagaaaggtGGAAGTTGGTAATATTTGAGCACTGAGTTCAGTGGTCCGTCGCTGTTATCATTAATTTAAATTGATATTATTGTCTTCTTCTTTACTTGTTAAACTTGCATAAGAGATAACTAATATCTGGAAGTAAAGTAGTAAGCCATTTGAATTGCCAAGGACGTTATTGGAGTGCAACTTGTTAACTCAGGAACTCAACGATTGAAAGGTCCAAACGACCTAGCTCCTTACCATGTTTACCTTTAGAGATTATTTTTGCCTTGTGTATTATATATGCTTTTAATTGTGTAACTATATGCATCTATCAAGTACTCTCCATGTtcttccaaaagaaagaaaatcttttaCAATGCATCAATGCTAAACAATGTAGGCTATCAATATTTAGAAGGGAAACCTTGAAACTTGATGGACTATCTGATTCCCTAGACCGTGAATCAAATAGCTGGAAGTTTACGCATTTAGCCATTTTGCTGTGAACCCTGTATGTAGTATTACTTTTGAATGTTTCTGCAGATTGGTCAATATATTTCATCTAATGGTGGTGTTGTTGCGGCTGAAGAACTTGCTCCTTATCTCGATGTAGAAAAGACAACAGATATGGTATGCCTAATAATATAGTAGCTGGGTTATGGTGCCTCTTCGTATGTCTGATTCTTATGTCCAGATAGACGTATCCTATGTCATGGCTCGGTTGTTGTTGAATAAGCCTTTTAGGGATGCCTTCTCTATACTTCATCATTTTGATCTTACAAGAAGAGAAATGATAGATAAAAGAAGTTCCACGTGCAAAATTGAGCTCGGTAGACAATGCTTAGGACAATCTTCTCCATTTTATGTTGGTGATATGCATATCCTGATGAATTGGTTGGTTCATTTACTTGAGTATGTTATCTCCTTAAGTTTGTTTCTTTGACTGATCTTTGTATGAGATCGTCTGATTTCGAAATAAATGTAATGATGCATCCTCATATGGAGTTCTGAGTCCTATTTTGAGAgaacaaattatttttcaaatttaaatgtTTTGTAGATCCTAAATGAGTTTTGTTGTATATCATTAGGACTGGCCTTTAGGAGTTTAATGGGTCTATTTGTGTTCTATGACGATTGTCATTAAAGGTTTATGTATTGATTGAGTTCCCTCCAATCTGTTTCCAGAGTGATGAATCATACATTCTACCTGTACTTTTGCGTTTCGATGGGCAGCCAGAAATCGATGAAGAGGTATTGTTAAATGCCCATTAAACTCTCAATATATGGGATATTTC
Protein-coding sequences here:
- the LOC115741838 gene encoding uncharacterized protein At5g03900, chloroplastic, which codes for MKSMGFISTCFTLPPSSRFPSSSVSLRPPPACFPRRTQTSAFPGISFGAREFRVSPAPAVRAAVDVTTAIRPGGAVESDKLPSDVRKRAMEAVDTCGGRVTIGDVASGAGLKLNEAQRALQALAADTDGFLEVSDEGDVLYVFPKDYRAKLATKSLRIKIEPWLDKAKAAAEYIVRVSFGTALIASIVIVYTTIIALISSRSEEDNRGRRGGRSYDSGFTFYLSPTDLFWYWDPYYYRRRRVQADDGRMNFIESVFSFVFGDGDPNRGIEEERWKLIGQYISSNGGVVAAEELAPYLDVEKTTDMSDESYILPVLLRFDGQPEIDEEGNILYRFPSLQRTASSQRTGRKEYVGRKWTDWVGGVEKFFKERNWQFSKTSASERAMVVGLGGLNLFGVIILGTMLKDYNALPSGFIKFVADIFPFLQIYAGSFFAIPVIRWLLVRKRNAEIERRNQTRLKCAQALELPDISLRRKLLSARDMAQRTFIGQDRIVYSTDKDFIEQDYEAHDWERRFREIEKSE